A genome region from Synechococcales cyanobacterium T60_A2020_003 includes the following:
- a CDS encoding phycobilisome protein, which yields MLSQVERLILETDGRYARDVELQFLETYAQSYALRLRVYRKLQAIEARIVQDVYQQLRSHDPALLMRGDHDLSAKWKQDTIRVLRYVSVAVLTGDTETFHERFLLWFQTIMRAFNAQRSCDATYLVMQEVMQRHLAPDEASLVLPVLELTRSTLSAVAA from the coding sequence ATGCTAAGCCAGGTAGAACGTTTGATTCTGGAAACCGATGGTCGCTATGCACGAGATGTGGAATTGCAGTTTTTAGAGACATACGCTCAGTCCTATGCTCTCCGCTTGCGGGTTTATCGAAAACTGCAAGCCATTGAGGCTCGTATTGTTCAGGATGTTTATCAGCAATTGCGATCGCACGATCCAGCGTTGCTCATGCGTGGCGATCACGATCTATCGGCTAAGTGGAAGCAGGATACGATTCGGGTACTGCGTTACGTGTCCGTAGCGGTGCTGACAGGCGATACAGAAACGTTCCACGAACGCTTTCTGCTGTGGTTCCAAACTATTATGCGTGCCTTCAATGCTCAGCGTAGTTGCGATGCCACCTACCTGGTGATGCAAGAGGTGATGCAACGACATCTAGCTCCTGATGAGGCAAGCTTAGTGTTGCCAGTTCTAGAATTAACCCGCTCAACGTTAAGTGCAGTGGCAGCCTAG